The Halopseudomonas sabulinigri genome window below encodes:
- a CDS encoding beta-ketoacyl synthase has protein sequence MSRLPVIVGFGGYNAAGRSSFHHGFRRMVIESLPAAERQQTLAGLAVLMKLVKVENDNYLDADDQPLSLDDIESRFGQQILDGTLVRRIEKRYLDVDAAHWQKNLTITGEAGKPFSFITLNKQLPEPLPSDWAVEALNDTDVMVTVYDGCDIKVDSYRALAVKSAGQLPSGLEPGELYASRFHPRGLQLTIVAATDALRSVGIDWQTIADAVEPDEVAVFASSAMSQLDENSFGGLMQSRLKGSRVSAKQLALGLNSMPADFINAYILGSVGTTGAITGACASFLYNLQKGSDMITSGRARVVLVGNGEAPITQECIEGYGAMGALATEEGLRQVGGQDEVDFRRASRPFSHNCGFTLAESGQFFVLMDDELAMQLGADIHGAVPDVFINADGFKKSISAPGPGNYLTMAKAVYAAMQIVGPEAVQQRSFVHAHGSSTPANRTTESEILDRVADAFGINHWPVAAAKAYVGHSLASASADQLVATLGSFRYQIIPGIKTIDAVADDVHQQHLQISTTDVDRHSKPLEVAFINSKGFGGNNASALVLAPSVVERMLAKRYGEEAFAEYSARREQTRAKAAAYDARALLGQLDIIYNFGQGMIDEQGIEISDAHISIPGFSKKLTFRKDERFKDMLD, from the coding sequence ATGTCGCGTTTACCTGTCATAGTCGGATTCGGCGGCTACAACGCCGCCGGGCGAAGCTCATTCCATCATGGCTTCCGCCGTATGGTGATCGAATCGCTGCCTGCTGCCGAGCGCCAGCAAACCCTCGCCGGCCTGGCCGTGTTAATGAAGCTGGTAAAGGTCGAGAACGACAACTACCTGGACGCTGACGATCAGCCACTCAGCCTGGACGACATCGAAAGCCGTTTTGGCCAGCAGATTCTTGATGGCACCCTGGTGCGCCGTATCGAGAAGCGCTATCTGGACGTGGATGCCGCCCACTGGCAAAAGAACCTCACCATCACCGGCGAAGCCGGCAAGCCCTTCTCGTTCATCACCCTGAACAAGCAACTGCCTGAGCCGCTCCCCAGCGACTGGGCGGTAGAAGCATTGAACGATACCGACGTGATGGTCACCGTTTACGATGGTTGCGATATCAAGGTCGATAGCTATCGCGCTCTCGCGGTCAAATCTGCCGGCCAGCTGCCCAGTGGCCTGGAGCCCGGCGAACTCTACGCCTCACGCTTTCACCCTCGCGGCTTGCAGCTGACCATAGTCGCGGCGACTGACGCCTTGCGCTCGGTGGGTATCGACTGGCAGACCATCGCCGATGCCGTAGAGCCCGACGAGGTGGCGGTGTTTGCCAGCAGCGCCATGAGCCAGCTGGATGAAAACAGCTTTGGCGGCCTGATGCAGTCGCGCCTCAAGGGCAGCCGGGTCAGTGCCAAACAGCTGGCACTGGGCCTGAACAGCATGCCGGCCGACTTCATCAATGCCTATATTCTCGGCAGCGTGGGCACCACCGGCGCCATCACCGGCGCCTGCGCCAGCTTCCTGTACAACCTGCAGAAAGGCAGCGACATGATCACCAGCGGCCGCGCCCGCGTGGTGCTGGTGGGTAATGGTGAAGCGCCGATCACCCAGGAGTGCATCGAGGGCTACGGCGCCATGGGCGCACTGGCCACCGAAGAAGGTCTGCGCCAGGTTGGCGGCCAGGACGAGGTAGATTTCCGCCGCGCCAGCCGCCCGTTCAGCCACAACTGCGGCTTTACCCTGGCCGAGTCCGGTCAGTTCTTCGTGCTGATGGACGATGAGCTCGCCATGCAGTTGGGCGCCGACATTCACGGCGCCGTACCGGATGTGTTCATCAACGCTGACGGCTTCAAGAAATCCATCTCCGCGCCCGGCCCCGGCAACTACCTGACCATGGCCAAGGCCGTGTACGCCGCCATGCAGATCGTCGGTCCGGAAGCCGTGCAGCAGCGCAGCTTTGTGCACGCGCACGGCTCCAGCACACCGGCCAACCGCACCACCGAGTCCGAAATTCTCGACCGCGTGGCGGACGCTTTCGGCATCAACCACTGGCCGGTCGCCGCCGCCAAAGCGTACGTCGGCCACTCACTGGCCAGCGCCAGCGCCGATCAGTTGGTAGCGACTCTGGGCAGCTTCCGTTACCAGATCATCCCCGGCATCAAGACTATCGATGCAGTAGCCGACGATGTGCACCAACAACATCTACAGATCAGCACCACTGATGTTGACCGCCACAGCAAGCCGCTGGAAGTCGCTTTCATCAACTCCAAGGGCTTTGGCGGCAACAATGCCAGCGCCCTGGTACTGGCGCCCAGCGTGGTCGAGCGCATGCTCGCCAAGCGCTACGGCGAAGAGGCCTTTGCCGAGTACAGCGCCCGCCGCGAACAGACCCGCGCCAAGGCCGCAGCCTACGACGCGCGCGCCCTCCTGGGACAGCTGGATATCATCTACAACTTCGGCCAGGGAATGATTGATGAGCAGGGCATCGAGATCAGTGATGCGCACATCAGTATTCCGGGGTTCAGCAAGAAGCTGACGTTCCGTAAGGATGAGCGGTTCAAGGATATGCTGGACTGA
- a CDS encoding aldehyde dehydrogenase, which translates to MSASISRQDWEQRAAALQIQGQAFVAGQYQSAASGETFDCVSPIDGRVLAQIASCDQADAEQAVANARAVFDSGVWSRSAPAKRKKVMQRFANLLEQHAEELALLETLDMGKPISDSLAVDIPGAANAIRWSAEAIDKVYDEVAPTAHDELGLITREPVGVVAAIVPWNFPLLMASWKLGPALATGNSVVLKPSEKSPLTAIRIAALALEAGLPAGVLNVLPGYGHTVGKALALHMDVDTIVFTGSTRVAKQLMIYAGESNMKRVWLEAGGKSPNVVFADAPDLDAAAEAAASAIAFNQGEVCTAGSRLLVEASIKEVFVEKVAAALKASWAPGHPLDPNTAVGALVDTTQIDTVLRYIEAGREDGARLVLGGNRVMQDTGGLFVEPTVFADVNNSMRIAREEIFGPVLSVISFNDFDEAMAIANDTIYGLAAAVWTADLSKAHRAARALRAGSVWVNQYDGGDMTAPFGGFKQSGNGRDKSLHAFDKYTELKSTWIKL; encoded by the coding sequence ATGTCTGCATCTATCAGCCGTCAGGATTGGGAGCAGCGCGCCGCTGCCCTGCAGATTCAGGGGCAGGCCTTTGTCGCCGGCCAGTACCAGAGTGCCGCCAGCGGCGAGACCTTTGACTGTGTTTCGCCAATTGATGGGCGCGTGTTGGCGCAGATCGCCAGCTGCGATCAGGCCGATGCCGAACAAGCCGTGGCCAACGCCCGTGCGGTATTTGATAGCGGCGTGTGGTCGCGCAGTGCACCGGCCAAGCGCAAGAAAGTCATGCAGCGCTTTGCCAACCTGCTTGAGCAGCATGCCGAGGAATTGGCCCTGCTGGAAACCCTGGACATGGGCAAGCCGATCAGCGACTCGCTGGCGGTCGATATTCCCGGTGCTGCCAACGCTATCCGCTGGTCGGCCGAGGCCATCGACAAGGTGTACGACGAGGTCGCTCCTACCGCACACGATGAGCTGGGTCTGATCACCCGCGAACCCGTGGGTGTGGTGGCCGCCATCGTGCCCTGGAATTTCCCACTGCTGATGGCCAGCTGGAAGCTGGGCCCGGCGCTGGCCACCGGTAACTCGGTGGTGCTCAAACCTTCGGAAAAATCGCCGTTGACCGCCATTCGCATTGCCGCGCTGGCGCTGGAAGCCGGCCTGCCGGCCGGTGTGCTGAATGTATTGCCGGGTTACGGTCATACCGTGGGCAAGGCACTGGCACTGCACATGGATGTGGATACCATCGTGTTTACCGGTTCCACCCGCGTGGCCAAGCAACTGATGATCTATGCCGGCGAGTCGAACATGAAGCGTGTGTGGCTGGAGGCCGGCGGTAAGAGCCCGAACGTGGTGTTTGCCGACGCGCCGGATCTGGACGCGGCCGCCGAGGCTGCCGCCAGCGCCATCGCCTTCAACCAGGGTGAGGTCTGCACCGCCGGCTCGCGTCTGCTGGTAGAAGCGTCGATCAAGGAGGTGTTTGTGGAGAAGGTCGCTGCCGCGCTCAAGGCCAGCTGGGCACCCGGCCATCCGCTGGACCCCAACACCGCGGTCGGCGCCCTAGTGGACACCACACAGATCGACACCGTGCTGCGCTACATCGAAGCGGGCCGTGAAGACGGCGCGCGCCTGGTGCTGGGCGGTAACCGCGTGATGCAGGACACCGGCGGCCTGTTTGTCGAGCCCACAGTATTTGCCGACGTAAACAACAGCATGCGCATTGCGCGTGAGGAAATCTTCGGGCCGGTGCTCTCGGTCATCAGCTTCAACGACTTTGACGAGGCCATGGCGATTGCCAACGACACTATCTACGGGCTGGCCGCTGCGGTGTGGACGGCAGACCTGTCCAAGGCGCACCGCGCCGCCAGAGCCTTGCGCGCGGGTAGCGTGTGGGTTAATCAGTATGACGGTGGCGACATGACCGCGCCCTTTGGTGGCTTCAAGCAGTCGGGCAATGGTCGTGACAAGTCGCTGCACGCCTTCGACAAGTACACCGAACTGAAGTCGACCTGGATCAAGCTCTGA
- a CDS encoding alpha/beta hydrolase family esterase yields MPRLLLLCLLLPGLAFATNPGTPEPPTNPPAACSGQTLQAGEHNLSVNVNGQQRDFILYAPPSYNGNAQVPLLLDFHALLTSAEYQRDNSGTREVAQDEGFLVAYPQGIDNAWNLGPCCTESRTVDDVAFARAMVADVVARSCVDQKRVYATGYSNGGGMAYKLACSAADLVAAVAPAAFDMIEEMNCAPSRPISVFAYRGRLDPIVPYSGGPSTPPTSYPLQQITFQGAQGSFNTWAALNNCSTGTSSPSRNCTASNSCEDGSENVLCTARFGGHSAWDAQTSWDFLKTHQLP; encoded by the coding sequence ATGCCTCGCTTGCTACTGCTCTGCCTGTTACTACCTGGCCTCGCTTTTGCCACCAACCCCGGTACCCCGGAGCCACCCACAAACCCACCAGCGGCCTGCAGCGGTCAAACCTTGCAGGCGGGTGAACACAACCTATCGGTTAACGTAAACGGCCAGCAGCGCGATTTTATTCTGTACGCTCCTCCCAGCTACAACGGCAATGCTCAGGTGCCGCTGCTGCTGGACTTCCACGCCCTGCTGACCTCCGCCGAGTATCAACGCGACAATTCAGGCACCCGAGAGGTCGCGCAAGATGAGGGCTTTCTCGTCGCCTACCCGCAGGGGATCGACAACGCTTGGAACCTCGGCCCTTGCTGCACCGAATCACGCACTGTAGATGACGTTGCCTTCGCCCGCGCCATGGTGGCCGACGTAGTCGCACGCAGCTGCGTGGATCAGAAGCGCGTGTACGCCACCGGCTACTCCAACGGCGGTGGCATGGCCTACAAGCTGGCTTGCAGCGCCGCCGACCTGGTGGCCGCTGTTGCGCCGGCGGCCTTCGACATGATCGAGGAAATGAACTGCGCGCCTTCGCGCCCCATTTCGGTGTTCGCCTACCGTGGCCGGCTCGACCCCATTGTGCCCTACAGCGGCGGCCCTTCGACGCCGCCCACCAGCTACCCGCTGCAACAGATCACCTTCCAGGGCGCGCAGGGCAGTTTCAATACCTGGGCAGCATTGAATAACTGCAGCACCGGCACCAGCAGCCCGAGCCGCAACTGCACAGCCAGCAACAGCTGCGAAGACGGCAGCGAGAACGTCCTGTGTACCGCGCGTTTTGGCGGCCATTCCGCCTGGGATGCGCAGACCAGCTGGGATTTCCTCAAGACCCACCAACTACCCTGA
- a CDS encoding CoA-acylating methylmalonate-semialdehyde dehydrogenase, whose product MTLQLTHYINGQRSPASARTQATFEPATGQQRGEVSLASASEVEQAIAHAKAAFPAWAATTPLNRARVLFKYKALLEAHADELAELITREHGKVFDDAKGELTRGLEVVEFACGIPHLLKGEHSEQVGGGVDAWSLNQALGVVAGIAPFNFPAMVPMWMFPIAIACGNTFIMKPSEKDPSVPLRLAELLTEAGLPDGVFNVVNGDKEAVDVLLTHPDVQAVSFVGSTPIAEYIYATGCAHGKRVQALGGAKNHMVVMPDADLEQTVNALMGAAYGSAGERCMAISVAVAVGDVGDKLIAALAPKVKELKIGNGLDAGMEMGPLVSAAHRDKVKGYVDQGVVEGATLVVDGRDIVVDGHEQGYFIGGCLFDNVSSDMVIYQEEIFGPVLCVVRVPDYASAVKLINAHEFGNGTAIFTRDGDCARQFCNEIQVGMVGVNVPIPVPMAFHSFGGWKRSLFGPLHMHGPDGVRFYTKRKAITSRWPTGIRSGAEFAMPTMK is encoded by the coding sequence ATGACATTGCAACTGACCCACTACATCAACGGCCAACGCAGCCCTGCCAGCGCTCGCACTCAGGCCACCTTTGAACCGGCCACCGGCCAGCAGCGCGGCGAAGTCTCACTGGCCAGCGCCAGCGAAGTGGAGCAGGCGATCGCCCACGCCAAGGCCGCCTTCCCCGCCTGGGCCGCGACTACGCCGCTGAACCGCGCACGCGTGCTGTTCAAGTACAAGGCACTGCTGGAAGCCCACGCCGATGAACTGGCCGAGCTGATTACCCGCGAGCACGGCAAGGTGTTCGACGATGCCAAGGGCGAACTGACCCGCGGCCTGGAAGTAGTCGAGTTCGCCTGCGGCATTCCGCACCTGCTCAAGGGTGAGCACAGCGAACAGGTCGGCGGCGGCGTGGATGCCTGGTCATTGAATCAGGCGCTCGGCGTGGTAGCCGGCATCGCGCCATTCAACTTCCCGGCCATGGTGCCCATGTGGATGTTCCCCATCGCCATCGCCTGCGGCAATACCTTCATCATGAAGCCTTCCGAAAAGGACCCGAGCGTGCCGCTGCGCCTGGCTGAGCTGCTGACCGAGGCAGGCCTGCCCGATGGCGTGTTCAACGTGGTCAACGGTGACAAGGAAGCAGTCGACGTACTGCTCACCCACCCAGATGTGCAGGCGGTGAGTTTTGTCGGCTCCACGCCGATTGCCGAATACATCTATGCCACCGGCTGCGCACACGGCAAGCGCGTGCAGGCACTGGGCGGCGCCAAGAACCATATGGTGGTGATGCCCGACGCCGACCTGGAGCAAACGGTCAACGCCCTGATGGGTGCCGCCTACGGTAGCGCCGGCGAGCGCTGCATGGCGATTTCGGTTGCCGTGGCCGTGGGCGATGTCGGCGACAAGCTGATTGCCGCTCTTGCGCCCAAGGTGAAGGAGCTGAAGATCGGCAACGGTCTGGACGCCGGCATGGAGATGGGCCCGCTGGTCTCTGCCGCGCACCGGGACAAGGTCAAGGGCTATGTTGACCAGGGTGTGGTCGAAGGTGCGACCCTGGTGGTCGATGGCCGTGACATTGTGGTCGACGGTCATGAGCAGGGTTACTTCATTGGCGGCTGCCTGTTCGACAACGTCAGCAGCGACATGGTGATCTACCAGGAAGAGATTTTTGGCCCGGTGCTTTGCGTGGTACGGGTGCCGGACTACGCCAGTGCCGTGAAACTGATCAACGCGCACGAGTTTGGCAATGGCACCGCTATCTTCACCCGCGACGGTGATTGCGCGCGCCAGTTCTGCAACGAGATTCAGGTGGGTATGGTCGGCGTCAACGTGCCGATTCCGGTGCCCATGGCCTTCCACAGCTTCGGTGGCTGGAAGCGCTCGCTGTTTGGCCCGCTGCACATGCACGGCCCGGACGGCGTGCGTTTTTACACCAAGCGCAAGGCCATCACCTCGCGCTGGCCCACCGGGATTCGCAGCGGCGCCGAGTTCGCCATGCCGACCATGAAGTAA
- a CDS encoding glutathione S-transferase family protein: protein MIKLHGFAVSNYFNMVKLALLEKGVDFEINTVHGSQDEAFLAISPRGKVPVLETDKGFLNETNVILEYIEETQGGKALLPSDPYERGYVRALTKEIELYIELPARSCYMEVFFGGKVDDAVKEKAKADLLAGVATLKRHAKFAPYVAGSEMTIADLMFLFSIDLASAVAGKLFGIDLLADLPEAKALLAELAKNANVQQVEADKNAEMAAFIAAAKARK from the coding sequence ATGATCAAACTTCATGGCTTTGCCGTCAGCAACTACTTCAACATGGTCAAGCTGGCGCTGTTGGAAAAGGGCGTCGATTTTGAAATCAACACCGTGCACGGCAGCCAGGACGAAGCCTTTCTGGCCATCAGCCCGCGCGGCAAGGTGCCGGTGCTGGAGACCGACAAGGGCTTTCTCAACGAAACCAACGTGATCCTCGAGTACATCGAAGAAACCCAGGGTGGCAAGGCCCTACTGCCCAGCGATCCCTATGAGCGCGGTTACGTGCGTGCATTGACCAAGGAAATCGAGCTGTACATCGAGCTGCCGGCGCGCAGTTGCTATATGGAAGTCTTCTTCGGTGGCAAGGTCGACGACGCCGTGAAGGAGAAAGCCAAGGCAGACCTGCTGGCGGGTGTCGCCACACTCAAGCGCCACGCCAAGTTTGCGCCCTATGTGGCAGGTAGCGAGATGACCATCGCCGACCTGATGTTCCTGTTCAGCATCGATCTGGCCTCGGCGGTGGCGGGCAAGTTGTTCGGTATCGACCTGCTGGCCGACCTGCCGGAGGCCAAGGCGCTGCTGGCCGAGCTGGCTAAGAACGCCAATGTGCAGCAGGTCGAGGCCGACAAGAACGCCGAGATGGCAGCCTTTATTGCCGCTGCCAAGGCGCGCAAATAA
- a CDS encoding substrate-binding periplasmic protein, with translation MPFSLGRICLFLALLLPCTTPAQDAPVEIAIVSAPPYTRIDQDGLPEGPVIELIKRLFADLQQPYRVRDLPPNRVGLRLIKGQAALTIASEGNPGLSRLARQGKEPLLTMSLNVYRAPGTPAINNLADLAGKRVIAISAYSYGTADAQLAENQPATQKLYANSHEAALQMLLHGRADYLLDYAEPLLDHLKQLPPDQVQADHIRDIAMFWYLSRQYPHPELLDRLDQAVSKQRRTGDLQRLLTLPSE, from the coding sequence ATGCCGTTCTCGCTGGGTCGTATTTGCCTGTTTCTGGCGCTGCTGCTGCCCTGCACCACCCCGGCGCAGGATGCGCCGGTCGAGATCGCTATCGTCAGCGCTCCGCCCTACACTAGGATCGATCAGGATGGCCTGCCTGAGGGCCCGGTAATCGAACTGATCAAGCGGCTATTTGCCGACCTGCAACAACCCTACCGCGTCAGGGACCTGCCACCCAACCGCGTCGGGCTGCGCCTGATCAAGGGACAGGCGGCGCTGACCATCGCCTCGGAGGGCAATCCGGGCCTGTCCCGTCTCGCCCGTCAAGGCAAAGAACCGCTGCTGACGATGTCCCTGAATGTGTACCGCGCGCCCGGAACACCCGCCATCAACAACCTTGCGGATCTTGCCGGCAAACGGGTGATCGCGATCAGCGCCTATAGCTATGGCACGGCCGACGCGCAGCTGGCAGAAAACCAGCCAGCCACTCAAAAGCTCTACGCCAACAGCCATGAGGCGGCGTTGCAAATGCTGCTGCACGGCCGCGCCGATTACCTGCTGGATTACGCCGAGCCCCTGCTCGACCATCTCAAACAGCTACCGCCCGACCAGGTTCAGGCAGACCACATTCGTGACATCGCCATGTTCTGGTATCTGTCGCGCCAATACCCCCACCCCGAATTGCTCGATCGACTGGATCAGGCCGTCAGCAAGCAACGCCGCACCGGCGACCTGCAACGGCTGCTGACGCTGCCGTCTGAGTGA
- a CDS encoding adenosine deaminase, giving the protein MSFPDNDFLRQLPKAELHMHLEGSLEPELLFQMAERNGVALPYASVEALREAYQFSNLQDFLDIYYQGAGVLQTEQDFYDLTWAYLERCAADGVAHVEPFFDPQTHTERGISIATQLTGISRALADGQAKLAISSRLILSFLRHLSEDDAIATLQEALPLREHFVAVGLDSSEQGNPPEGFVRVYEMARAEGLRAVAHAGEEGPAEYIWQALDLLQVERIDHGVRCVEDPVLVERLIAEQTPLTVCPLSNTKLKVFAKMQDHNILQLLEQGVKVTINSDDPAYFGGYLLANFIAVRDALNMTREQAVALARNSITASMLPDDEKAGWLAKLDEVA; this is encoded by the coding sequence ATGAGCTTTCCCGATAACGACTTTCTACGCCAGCTGCCCAAGGCCGAGTTGCACATGCACCTTGAGGGTAGTCTGGAGCCTGAGCTGCTGTTTCAAATGGCTGAGCGCAACGGCGTGGCGCTGCCCTATGCCAGCGTTGAGGCGCTGCGCGAGGCCTATCAGTTCAGCAACTTGCAGGACTTTCTTGATATCTATTACCAGGGCGCCGGGGTGCTGCAGACCGAGCAGGACTTTTACGACCTGACCTGGGCCTACCTTGAGCGCTGCGCCGCCGATGGCGTGGCGCACGTAGAGCCGTTTTTCGATCCGCAGACGCACACTGAGCGCGGCATCAGCATCGCGACCCAATTGACCGGCATCAGCCGCGCCCTGGCCGATGGTCAGGCAAAGCTGGCTATCAGCTCGCGGCTGATCCTCAGCTTTCTGCGTCACCTCAGCGAGGACGACGCCATTGCCACGCTGCAGGAGGCACTGCCGCTGCGTGAACATTTCGTCGCTGTGGGGCTCGACAGCTCAGAGCAGGGCAATCCGCCGGAGGGCTTTGTGCGCGTCTACGAGATGGCGCGTGCCGAGGGGCTGCGTGCGGTGGCTCACGCCGGCGAAGAAGGCCCGGCAGAGTACATCTGGCAGGCGCTGGATCTGTTGCAGGTCGAACGTATCGATCACGGCGTGCGCTGCGTTGAAGACCCGGTGCTGGTTGAGCGGCTGATTGCCGAGCAGACCCCGCTCACGGTTTGCCCGCTGTCCAATACCAAGCTGAAAGTCTTCGCCAAGATGCAGGATCACAACATACTGCAACTACTGGAACAGGGCGTGAAAGTCACTATCAACTCGGATGATCCGGCGTATTTTGGCGGTTATCTGCTGGCCAATTTCATTGCCGTTCGCGATGCGCTGAACATGACCCGCGAGCAAGCCGTTGCGCTGGCGCGCAATAGTATTACGGCGAGTATGTTGCCGGACGATGAAAAGGCGGGTTGGTTGGCGAAGCTGGATGAGGTGGCTTGA
- a CDS encoding cupin domain-containing protein codes for MSIDTVIDFASADTPAEHYRPDAAKVIKGDPAQNVRNHYSSPDQQFSAGVWECQPGQWKVSYSEYEYCEILAGESILHDDLGGSRTLRAGDRFVIPAGFTGTWEAVQPTRKVYVIFEPHSSN; via the coding sequence ATGAGCATCGACACCGTCATCGATTTTGCCAGCGCCGACACCCCGGCCGAACACTACCGCCCCGACGCCGCCAAGGTAATCAAGGGCGACCCCGCGCAGAACGTGCGCAACCATTACAGCAGCCCCGATCAGCAGTTCTCGGCCGGCGTGTGGGAGTGCCAGCCGGGGCAATGGAAAGTCAGCTACAGCGAATACGAGTACTGCGAGATTCTGGCCGGCGAGTCCATTTTGCACGACGACCTGGGCGGCAGCCGCACCCTGCGCGCCGGCGACCGTTTTGTGATTCCCGCCGGTTTCACCGGCACCTGGGAAGCCGTTCAGCCCACGCGCAAGGTGTACGTCATCTTCGAGCCGCACAGCAGCAACTGA
- a CDS encoding TIGR02647 family protein, protein MLTPDEIAEINLLCQFNLANSKEGLKIHQHDADPATVAAAERLFRQGLVTQQDGGYLTSLGLDAAEHSQALLTILRADPA, encoded by the coding sequence ATGCTGACACCCGATGAAATCGCTGAAATCAACCTGCTATGCCAGTTCAACCTGGCCAACTCGAAGGAAGGGCTGAAAATCCATCAGCACGACGCCGATCCGGCTACGGTGGCCGCTGCTGAGCGCCTGTTTCGCCAAGGCCTGGTCACCCAGCAGGACGGCGGCTATCTGACCAGCCTGGGCTTGGACGCGGCCGAGCACAGCCAGGCGTTGCTGACCATTCTGCGCGCTGACCCGGCATAA
- a CDS encoding aspartate aminotransferase family protein gives MQQPTPAQQDLSLDPFWMPFTANRQFKARPRLLASAEGMFYTDVEGRQVMDGTSGLWCCNAGHGRREIAEAVSKQISSMDFAPTFQMGHPLPFQLAERLTELSPAGLNRVFFTNSGSESVDTALKIALAYQRAIGQGTRTRLIGRELGYHGVGFGGISVGGMVNNRKAFGALLPGVDHLPHTLDLERNAFTQGLPQFGIERAEALEALVTLHGAENIAAVIVEPMSGSAGVILPPQGYLKRLREITAKHGILLIFDEVITGYGRVGAPFAAQRWEVTPDIITTAKGLTNGAIPMGAVFVSEAIHDAFMQGPAGAIEFFHGYTYSGHPVAAAAALATLDIYARDGLLTRAAELESYWAELLHSLKGLPNVIDIRNTGLVGAIHLASRDGAPGARGYEVFDGCFWQGAMIRCTGDILAMSPPLIAEKQDLDQLIDIVSKVIKQTA, from the coding sequence ATGCAACAACCCACGCCCGCCCAGCAGGATCTCAGCCTGGATCCGTTCTGGATGCCCTTCACGGCCAACCGCCAGTTCAAGGCCCGCCCGCGCCTGCTGGCCAGCGCCGAAGGCATGTTCTACACCGACGTGGAAGGCCGTCAGGTGATGGATGGCACCTCCGGGTTGTGGTGTTGCAACGCGGGTCACGGCCGCCGCGAAATCGCTGAAGCCGTGAGCAAGCAAATCAGCAGCATGGACTTTGCCCCGACCTTCCAGATGGGCCATCCGTTGCCCTTCCAGCTGGCCGAGCGCCTGACCGAACTATCACCGGCCGGCCTCAACCGCGTGTTCTTCACCAACTCGGGCTCGGAGTCGGTCGATACCGCGCTGAAGATCGCGCTGGCCTATCAGCGCGCCATTGGTCAAGGCACTCGCACCCGGCTGATTGGCCGCGAGTTGGGCTATCACGGCGTCGGCTTTGGCGGTATTTCGGTTGGTGGCATGGTCAACAACCGCAAGGCGTTTGGCGCCCTATTGCCGGGCGTGGATCACCTGCCGCACACCCTGGATCTGGAGCGCAACGCCTTCACCCAGGGTCTGCCGCAGTTTGGTATTGAACGTGCCGAGGCGCTGGAAGCACTGGTGACCCTGCATGGCGCGGAGAACATTGCCGCGGTGATTGTCGAGCCGATGTCCGGCTCGGCGGGCGTCATCCTGCCGCCGCAGGGTTATCTCAAGCGCCTGCGCGAGATCACCGCCAAGCACGGCATCCTGCTGATTTTCGATGAAGTGATTACTGGTTATGGCCGCGTCGGTGCGCCCTTTGCTGCGCAGCGCTGGGAAGTCACGCCCGACATCATTACCACCGCCAAGGGCCTGACCAACGGCGCCATCCCCATGGGCGCGGTGTTTGTCAGCGAGGCGATTCACGATGCCTTTATGCAAGGCCCGGCTGGCGCCATCGAGTTCTTCCACGGCTACACCTATTCCGGCCACCCGGTTGCCGCTGCCGCCGCACTGGCGACCCTCGACATCTATGCCCGCGACGGCCTGCTCACCCGCGCCGCCGAGCTGGAAAGCTACTGGGCCGAGCTGCTGCACAGCCTGAAAGGCCTGCCCAATGTGATCGACATTCGTAACACTGGTCTGGTCGGCGCGATTCATCTGGCCAGCCGCGACGGCGCGCCCGGCGCGCGTGGCTACGAGGTGTTCGACGGCTGCTTCTGGCAGGGCGCAATGATTCGCTGCACCGGCGACATTCTGGCCATGTCGCCGCCACTGATCGCCGAGAAACAGGATCTGGACCAACTGATCGACATCGTCAGCAAGGTCATCAAGCAGACTGCCTGA